In Flavobacterium sp. N1736, the following are encoded in one genomic region:
- a CDS encoding TlpA family protein disulfide reductase, producing MKKIFVTGLLIFSALNIIGQTKNQIKFTAKIANRNSDTLVIKGNDNFKQVIPINKKETFVASFDAPKGFYVFSDGTESSRLYLKPNSEVNLTMNAKEFDETIVYKGKGVDESNFLAQQALRNEKLEEAFSKEPAEFAVILEAKNKTDMESLEKGSFDPEFITAMKGNFERFNEFAIRNYESAVKANKHNGKPSPDFDYENFKGGKTKLSDLKGKYVYIDLWATWCAPCRAEIPYLQKIEEKYHGKNIEFVSISIDKLKDNEKWKKFVTDKNLGGTQLFADKDWESEFVTNYGVTGIPRFIIVDPNGNVLSADASRPSSPELQTQLDALLK from the coding sequence ATGAAGAAAATTTTTGTAACTGGTCTGTTGATTTTTAGCGCTTTGAATATCATCGGTCAAACCAAAAATCAAATTAAATTTACGGCTAAAATTGCGAATAGAAATAGCGACACTCTAGTCATTAAAGGAAATGATAATTTTAAACAAGTCATTCCGATTAATAAAAAGGAAACTTTTGTAGCTTCTTTTGATGCTCCAAAAGGATTTTATGTGTTTTCTGACGGAACTGAATCTTCAAGATTATATTTAAAACCGAATTCTGAGGTGAATTTAACGATGAATGCCAAAGAATTTGATGAAACTATTGTTTATAAAGGTAAAGGTGTTGACGAAAGTAATTTCCTGGCGCAACAAGCTTTAAGAAATGAAAAACTTGAAGAAGCTTTTTCTAAAGAACCAGCTGAATTTGCAGTAATACTAGAGGCTAAGAATAAGACAGATATGGAAAGTTTAGAGAAAGGGTCTTTTGATCCGGAATTTATAACTGCAATGAAAGGTAATTTTGAGCGTTTTAATGAATTTGCTATTAGGAATTATGAAAGTGCAGTTAAAGCAAATAAACACAACGGAAAACCTTCTCCTGATTTTGATTATGAAAATTTTAAAGGGGGAAAAACAAAATTATCTGATCTAAAAGGTAAGTATGTATATATTGATCTTTGGGCAACTTGGTGTGCGCCTTGCAGAGCAGAAATTCCGTATTTGCAAAAAATTGAGGAAAAATATCATGGAAAAAATATTGAATTCGTGAGTATTTCAATTGACAAATTGAAAGATAACGAAAAATGGAAAAAATTTGTAACGGATAAAAATTTAGGAGGAACTCAATTGTTTGCTGATAAAGACTGGGAATCTGAGTTTGTAACCAATTATGGAGTAACGGGAATTCCGAGATTTATTATTGTTGATCCAAATGGAAATGTTTTAAGCGCAGATGCTTCAAGACCTTCATCTCCAGAGCTTCAAACGCAATTAGATGCATTATTGAAGTAA
- a CDS encoding toxin-antitoxin system YwqK family antitoxin has product MKKCVILVAMMFSGILVAQEVQPELEAVGNKVKATYYYENGKVQQQGFYKDGKLDGVWVSYDEKGNKLAVGEYTDGVKTGKWIFFNENNLSEVAFENSQIASVKNLQKNALANRN; this is encoded by the coding sequence ATGAAAAAATGTGTGATTTTAGTTGCAATGATGTTCTCTGGAATTTTAGTTGCACAAGAGGTACAGCCGGAATTAGAAGCTGTTGGAAATAAAGTAAAAGCTACTTATTACTATGAGAATGGTAAAGTACAACAACAAGGTTTCTATAAGGATGGTAAATTAGATGGCGTTTGGGTATCATATGATGAAAAGGGGAATAAACTTGCTGTAGGAGAGTACACAGACGGAGTGAAAACTGGAAAATGGATTTTCTTTAATGAAAACAATCTTTCTGAAGTTGCTTTTGAAAATAGTCAAATAGCATCGGTTAAAAATTTACAAAAAAATGCTTTAGCAAATAGAAATTAA
- a CDS encoding PepSY-associated TM helix domain-containing protein translates to MGFKTKIRFIHKWLGLISGLIVFIVSITGCIFCFHDEIKDITRKEWRLVEPQNKPFLMPSVLQEKAKEILPDNKSSMVSYYGKNRSAIVYTYSDTENLYLYFNPYTGKYLKTENPETDFFIIVEYIHLYLLLPDYIGKHIIGSATIIFILLLITGIIQWWPKRKKDLKRSFSVKWSAKWRRVNYDWHNTSGFYISIIALIIAITGLTFTYEWVGDGIYKTFNFGGDKALETKAPIIDTAKFKSNTLLAIDRAFIQTMKMQPKAEMCYVMIPQQKGDIINTGAYPHTLRYDHQSNYYFHPEDGKLIESQPYDKKSLGLQVVEMNYGIHTGQILDLPGKIIAFTVSLIAAALPVTGFVIWYGRKKKSCKKIKT, encoded by the coding sequence ATGGGATTCAAAACGAAAATAAGATTCATACATAAATGGCTCGGATTAATTTCCGGGCTTATTGTTTTTATTGTCAGTATTACCGGCTGCATCTTTTGTTTTCATGACGAAATAAAAGATATTACCCGTAAAGAATGGCGTTTGGTCGAACCGCAAAACAAACCTTTCTTAATGCCTTCGGTTTTACAGGAAAAAGCAAAAGAAATTCTTCCGGATAATAAATCAAGTATGGTTTCGTATTATGGAAAAAATCGATCGGCAATTGTTTACACCTATTCTGATACCGAAAATTTATACCTTTATTTCAATCCATACACAGGAAAATACTTAAAAACAGAAAATCCCGAAACTGATTTTTTTATTATTGTAGAATACATTCACCTGTATTTATTATTACCCGATTATATTGGTAAACATATAATTGGCAGCGCCACTATTATCTTTATTTTATTACTCATAACCGGAATCATTCAATGGTGGCCAAAGCGTAAAAAAGATCTCAAAAGAAGCTTTTCGGTAAAATGGTCAGCCAAGTGGCGCCGTGTAAATTATGACTGGCATAATACATCGGGGTTTTACATATCTATTATTGCGCTTATTATTGCTATAACAGGTTTAACTTTTACGTATGAATGGGTTGGTGACGGCATTTATAAAACCTTTAATTTTGGCGGAGATAAGGCTTTAGAAACAAAAGCTCCAATAATCGATACAGCAAAATTTAAATCAAATACACTTCTTGCAATTGATCGTGCTTTTATACAAACCATGAAAATGCAGCCAAAAGCCGAAATGTGTTATGTCATGATTCCTCAGCAAAAAGGCGACATCATCAATACCGGAGCTTATCCGCATACGTTGCGATACGATCATCAAAGCAACTATTATTTTCATCCCGAAGACGGAAAATTAATTGAAAGTCAGCCTTACGATAAAAAGAGTTTAGGACTGCAGGTTGTCGAAATGAATTATGGTATTCATACAGGGCAGATTTTAGATTTACCCGGAAAAATTATCGCTTTTACCGTAAGTCTAATTGCCGCAGCTTTACCTGTAACCGGATTTGTAATTTGGTATGGAAGAAAGAAGAAATCCTGCAAAAAAATAAAGACATAA
- a CDS encoding PepSY-associated TM helix domain-containing protein codes for MNNRNYNIYFHTHTVSGIVISVVLFVIFFAGSFSFFRDEIINWERSESTAITKEIQLDYNAALDTLDKKYILHGRNITISKPSVERRVAIYLEGTKDTTAPAKQKEGSFFYLDNKTFKSFTYEESYSLGEFLYRLHFLAQVPYPIGYYLSGFIALFFLFAIVTGVLLHWKKIVSNFYVFRPKEKLKTLWTDAHTALGMIGLPFQFVYAVTGAFFMIKLLIVAPAVMALYNGDQDKLYKELEYTDADYKFENKKLTTPFNIDQLVAKAKSNWQDFEVTRVFIQNYGDANMHVLVEGEMPNDKKFTGVGKIVYRISDGKEVARKNPITQTSYLDVVKNVLYRIHYADYGGYALKIVSFILGIITCFVIISGVMIWLVARQKNNLPEKKRRFNAAVVRIYLAICLSMYPITALAFIAAKVFYPLSQSNLFTLYFGGWLLLSLFFIIKKNDSFTNKFCLISGSILGFLIPIANGIVSGHWFWNSFMQNHIQIFFIDVFWIVLASISLYVVYHLKPKAAGKA; via the coding sequence ATGAATAACCGTAATTATAATATCTACTTTCATACCCATACCGTTAGTGGAATCGTTATTAGTGTCGTACTTTTTGTCATTTTCTTTGCGGGATCTTTTTCTTTTTTTAGAGATGAAATCATCAATTGGGAAAGAAGTGAATCTACTGCAATAACCAAAGAAATTCAATTAGACTATAACGCCGCTTTAGATACGCTAGACAAAAAGTATATTTTACACGGAAGAAACATTACCATTTCTAAACCCAGTGTAGAAAGAAGGGTTGCTATTTATTTAGAAGGAACAAAAGATACTACAGCTCCGGCAAAACAAAAAGAAGGATCGTTCTTTTACCTTGATAATAAAACCTTTAAAAGTTTTACTTATGAAGAATCGTATTCATTAGGTGAATTTTTATATCGTTTGCATTTCTTAGCCCAAGTACCCTATCCTATTGGATATTATCTTTCAGGATTTATTGCCTTATTCTTTCTATTTGCCATTGTGACCGGTGTTTTATTACACTGGAAAAAAATTGTATCTAACTTTTATGTTTTCCGTCCAAAGGAAAAATTAAAAACATTATGGACAGATGCGCATACTGCTTTAGGAATGATTGGTTTACCTTTTCAGTTTGTATATGCCGTAACCGGTGCATTTTTTATGATTAAACTTTTAATCGTTGCTCCGGCTGTAATGGCTTTGTATAATGGCGATCAGGATAAATTGTACAAAGAATTAGAATATACAGATGCTGATTATAAATTTGAGAATAAAAAATTAACAACACCATTTAATATTGATCAGTTGGTTGCAAAAGCAAAAAGCAACTGGCAGGATTTTGAAGTTACACGTGTTTTTATTCAAAATTATGGCGACGCCAATATGCATGTTTTGGTAGAAGGTGAAATGCCAAATGATAAAAAATTTACAGGAGTTGGAAAAATTGTATATCGTATTTCTGACGGAAAAGAAGTTGCCAGAAAAAATCCAATTACACAAACCAGTTATTTAGATGTTGTAAAAAATGTTTTATATCGCATTCATTATGCTGATTACGGAGGTTATGCATTAAAAATAGTGAGTTTTATTTTAGGAATTATTACTTGCTTTGTCATCATTTCAGGAGTTATGATCTGGCTTGTTGCAAGACAAAAAAACAATTTACCAGAAAAGAAAAGACGTTTCAATGCAGCGGTTGTTCGCATTTATTTGGCGATTTGTTTAAGCATGTATCCAATAACGGCACTTGCTTTTATTGCCGCTAAAGTTTTTTATCCGTTAAGTCAATCTAATTTATTTACGCTTTATTTTGGAGGATGGCTATTGCTTTCCCTCTTTTTTATCATTAAAAAGAATGATAGTTTTACCAATAAATTCTGTCTGATTTCAGGAAGTATTTTAGGGTTTTTAATTCCAATTGCAAATGGAATTGTTTCCGGACATTGGTTTTGGAATTCGTTTATGCAAAATCATATTCAGATATTCTTCATAGACGTCTTTTGGATCGTTCTGGCTTCAATATCACTTTATGTTGTGTATCATTTAAAGCCAAAAGCGGCTGGCAAAGCCTAA
- a CDS encoding TonB-dependent receptor: MRFKYTISLLSFFFVLLINSSAWAQEKATIKGQISLANNDAADNVSVVLKGTKIGTVTDNQGFYEIKNVEPGDYTIRVTKVGHSTKEKEVSVSAGQIAVENLTLNTNSEQLEEIFIKGNANKYTKSESNYVSKMSIKNLENSQVYSVVTKDLMKDQLVVNQDEALKNVPGLYQLWASTGRVGDGGSYFSMRGFVTQSLLRNGIAGKITNNVDASNLERLESIKGPSATLFGSLLTSYGGLINRVTKKPTEQFGGEISYQAGSYGLNRLTADVNTSLNDDNTALLRINGAYNNSNTFQDYGHTRSYFFAPSFSYKVNDKLTISIDAELSNVDASSMPLIYIPFGETPNSLGLHSANDIKMNWSRSFTGDEFMMNTKTSNIFAQANYQISDNWKSQSILSTSSNQSEGPQTWFYLLGNNEMSRNVWNIDGRDNIIEFQQNFNGEFDTFGIKHRFLAGGDIYRLESKTGYGYLPTFFYFDTVNYTTANPNYYDFNPQAAEALFAEGTKYKAITSLTSYSAYVADVINITDKLIVSAALRFDHYQNDGTFDPAADTKTGDFSQNALSPKFGVVYQIVKDQVSVFGNYQNSFKNVGYLMNTSGTITAFDPEKANQFEGGVKLNAFQNKLSATFSYYNIEVKDIVRTGPIANTNVQDGNQTSKGFEAEITANPISGLNFIFGYAFNNSKLNNANADVNGLRPETAGPENLINYWISYSLQTSKFKGLGIGFGGNYADETLIYNRNPNGSGNMADVQTFSLPSYAVLNAALYYDQPKYRLSLKVNNLTDELYFNGYTTINVQSPRMFMGSVAYKF, translated from the coding sequence ATGAGGTTCAAATACACAATATCCCTATTAAGTTTTTTCTTTGTTCTGCTAATAAATTCATCAGCTTGGGCACAGGAAAAAGCAACTATTAAAGGACAAATTAGCTTAGCAAATAATGACGCGGCAGATAATGTTTCTGTAGTGCTTAAAGGGACAAAAATTGGAACTGTTACAGATAATCAGGGTTTTTACGAAATAAAAAATGTTGAGCCCGGAGATTATACCATTCGTGTTACAAAAGTTGGACATTCAACTAAAGAAAAAGAAGTATCAGTAAGTGCCGGTCAGATAGCAGTTGAAAATTTAACCCTGAACACAAATTCTGAACAACTGGAAGAAATTTTCATAAAAGGAAACGCTAATAAATATACAAAATCCGAAAGCAATTACGTTTCTAAAATGTCGATTAAAAACCTTGAAAACTCTCAGGTTTATAGTGTAGTTACTAAAGATTTAATGAAAGATCAATTGGTAGTTAACCAAGACGAGGCTTTAAAAAATGTTCCGGGATTATACCAGCTTTGGGCTTCAACAGGTCGTGTTGGTGACGGTGGATCTTACTTTTCGATGCGTGGATTTGTTACTCAAAGTTTATTAAGAAACGGAATAGCCGGAAAGATTACCAATAATGTTGACGCTTCAAATCTTGAAAGACTTGAAAGCATTAAAGGACCTTCGGCAACATTGTTTGGTAGTTTATTAACTTCTTACGGAGGTTTAATAAACAGGGTAACTAAAAAACCAACGGAACAATTTGGCGGCGAAATTTCGTATCAGGCAGGAAGTTATGGTTTAAACCGTTTAACAGCCGATGTAAATACTTCTTTAAATGACGACAATACAGCTCTTTTAAGAATTAACGGAGCTTACAATAATTCAAATACTTTTCAGGATTACGGACATACAAGAAGCTACTTTTTTGCACCTTCTTTCTCTTATAAAGTAAATGATAAATTAACTATTTCTATTGATGCGGAATTATCGAATGTAGATGCTTCATCAATGCCATTAATTTATATTCCGTTTGGTGAAACGCCAAACAGTTTAGGTTTACACAGTGCAAACGATATTAAAATGAATTGGTCAAGATCGTTTACAGGCGACGAATTCATGATGAACACAAAAACAAGTAATATTTTTGCACAGGCAAATTATCAAATTTCAGACAACTGGAAATCTCAATCTATTTTAAGCACAAGCTCAAACCAATCAGAAGGACCACAAACATGGTTTTATTTGTTAGGAAATAATGAAATGTCAAGAAATGTATGGAATATTGACGGTAGAGATAATATTATTGAATTTCAACAAAATTTCAATGGCGAATTTGATACTTTCGGAATAAAACACAGATTTTTGGCCGGTGGTGATATCTATCGTTTAGAAAGTAAAACAGGTTACGGATATTTGCCTACTTTCTTTTATTTTGACACCGTTAATTACACAACCGCAAATCCAAATTATTACGATTTTAATCCACAGGCTGCAGAAGCTCTTTTTGCAGAAGGAACAAAATATAAAGCCATTACATCTTTAACAAGTTATAGTGCTTATGTAGCAGATGTAATCAATATTACAGATAAATTAATTGTTTCTGCTGCATTACGTTTTGATCATTACCAAAACGACGGAACTTTTGATCCGGCTGCTGATACAAAAACAGGCGATTTTTCTCAAAATGCATTATCTCCTAAATTTGGTGTAGTATATCAAATCGTAAAAGATCAGGTTTCTGTCTTTGGAAATTACCAAAACAGTTTCAAAAATGTAGGCTATTTAATGAATACTTCGGGTACTATAACAGCTTTTGATCCTGAAAAAGCAAATCAATTTGAAGGTGGAGTAAAATTAAATGCATTTCAAAATAAATTAAGTGCCACTTTTAGCTACTATAATATTGAAGTAAAAGATATTGTAAGAACAGGACCAATAGCAAACACGAATGTTCAGGACGGAAATCAAACCAGTAAAGGTTTTGAAGCCGAAATTACAGCAAATCCAATTTCAGGATTAAACTTTATTTTTGGATACGCTTTCAACAACAGTAAATTAAACAATGCAAATGCAGATGTAAACGGATTAAGACCGGAAACTGCAGGTCCTGAAAATTTAATAAATTACTGGATAAGCTATAGTTTACAAACTTCTAAATTTAAAGGTTTAGGTATTGGTTTTGGAGGAAATTATGCCGATGAAACTTTAATTTACAACAGAAATCCGAATGGTAGCGGAAATATGGCCGATGTTCAGACATTCTCATTGCCATCTTACGCAGTATTAAATGCAGCATTGTATTATGATCAGCCAAAATACAGATTATCATTAAAAGTAAACAACTTAACAGATGAATTATACTTTAATGGTTACACGACTATAAATGTGCAATCGCCAAGAATGTTTATGGGATCTGTTGCCTATAAGTTCTAA
- a CDS encoding TonB-dependent receptor, translated as MKYKFTISFLSFCFALLTTTIVSAQEKATIKGQITLTNNDAADNASVVLKGTKIGTNTDSNGYYEIKNIKPGNYVVKVSAVGFSSKEKSISINAGDELIENFSITPNSEELDEIVVNGNKKNTFARKETQQVSRLPLKNLENPQVYTTITSELLKEQVVTNLDDALKNAPGLTPLWASTGRGGDGAGYFSLRGFAVQPTMINGLPGLTNGSLDPANIDKIEVIKGPSGTLFGSSLISYGGLINITTKRPYDHFGGEVNYTAASNGLNRVTVDVNTPLDDEHKINFRLNSAYHTENSFQDAGFRKSFFFAPSLSYQVSDKLSFFINTEFMNNRQTNATMLFLDRSTPLRVHNMDELGYDNKRSYTSNQLAIETPSYSLQGQMNYKFNDQWTSQTVVSRGSSSSQGYYSYLYEGTQYAPAEISEGIVLGRSMNYQNSTTLTTDIQQNFIGDFKLGNMRNRIVVGLDYFNRGAVDNGSNYVANGNVYIGNLDLATVNQYLYGITNPANYITNGDSGNLTKAGTDALIAGAGLSSNKTKQEVYSAYASDVINFTPALSAMASLRVDRFITAGDLSTNADDFNQTAFSPKFGLVYQPIIDKVSLFANYMDGFANSAPVTEILSDGSTRPRTFNPEHANQFEVGTKLNVFKDKLYATFSYYNIEVKDQVYVVYGATTQTAFQDGAQKNKGFEAEIVANPIDGLNIVAGYSYNDAILLAGDPDFVGHRPESGGPQNLANLWASYKFPEGDLKGFGLGFGGNYASKNKIMNRTVVGTFTLPEYTVMNSSIFYGTEKFTLTLKIDNIANVDTYDGWSTIHPRNMRSAAASFTYRF; from the coding sequence ATGAAATATAAATTTACAATTTCTTTTTTGAGTTTTTGTTTTGCTTTGTTGACTACAACAATCGTTTCGGCGCAAGAAAAAGCAACCATTAAAGGTCAAATTACGTTAACGAACAACGATGCTGCAGATAATGCTTCGGTAGTTTTAAAAGGAACTAAAATAGGAACTAATACAGACAGCAACGGTTATTACGAAATTAAAAACATCAAACCGGGAAACTATGTTGTTAAAGTTTCTGCTGTTGGTTTTTCTTCGAAAGAAAAAAGCATTTCTATTAATGCCGGAGACGAATTAATTGAGAATTTCTCTATTACTCCAAATTCTGAAGAATTAGATGAAATTGTTGTAAACGGAAACAAAAAAAATACTTTTGCCCGTAAGGAAACACAACAAGTATCAAGATTACCTCTTAAAAATCTTGAAAATCCACAAGTTTACACTACAATTACAAGTGAACTTTTAAAAGAGCAGGTTGTTACAAATCTTGACGACGCTTTAAAAAATGCCCCGGGATTAACACCACTTTGGGCTTCAACAGGACGTGGAGGTGATGGAGCAGGTTATTTCTCATTAAGAGGATTTGCTGTTCAGCCAACTATGATCAACGGATTGCCGGGATTAACTAACGGAAGTTTAGATCCGGCAAACATTGACAAAATTGAAGTAATTAAAGGACCATCAGGAACTTTATTTGGAAGCAGTTTAATCTCTTACGGAGGTTTAATTAATATTACTACAAAAAGACCATACGACCATTTTGGCGGTGAGGTAAATTATACTGCTGCAAGCAACGGTTTAAACAGAGTTACTGTAGATGTAAACACGCCATTAGACGACGAACATAAAATCAATTTCCGTTTAAATAGTGCTTACCACACAGAAAATAGTTTTCAGGATGCCGGATTTAGAAAATCATTCTTTTTTGCGCCGTCTTTATCGTATCAGGTTAGTGACAAACTTTCGTTTTTCATTAATACAGAATTCATGAACAACAGACAGACAAACGCTACAATGTTGTTTTTAGACAGAAGCACTCCTTTAAGAGTTCACAACATGGATGAATTAGGTTATGATAACAAACGTTCTTATACAAGTAATCAACTTGCAATTGAAACTCCATCGTACAGTCTTCAAGGACAAATGAATTACAAATTTAATGACCAATGGACTTCTCAAACTGTAGTTTCAAGAGGTTCATCTTCATCACAAGGATATTATTCTTATTTATATGAAGGTACACAATATGCTCCAGCTGAAATAAGTGAAGGAATTGTTTTGGGACGTTCTATGAATTACCAAAATTCTACAACACTTACAACTGACATCCAACAAAATTTCATTGGCGATTTTAAGCTGGGAAATATGAGAAACAGAATCGTTGTTGGTTTAGATTACTTCAACAGAGGAGCTGTTGACAATGGTTCTAATTATGTAGCAAATGGTAATGTATATATTGGTAATCTTGATTTAGCAACAGTAAATCAATACCTTTATGGAATTACTAATCCTGCTAATTATATTACTAATGGTGATAGTGGAAATTTAACTAAAGCCGGAACTGATGCTCTTATTGCTGGTGCAGGTTTAAGCAGCAATAAAACAAAACAAGAAGTATACAGTGCTTATGCATCAGATGTAATTAACTTTACTCCTGCTTTATCTGCCATGGCTAGTTTACGTGTTGACCGTTTTATTACAGCGGGTGATTTAAGTACAAATGCAGATGATTTTAATCAAACAGCTTTCTCTCCAAAATTCGGATTAGTTTATCAGCCAATTATTGATAAAGTATCTCTTTTTGCTAATTACATGGATGGTTTTGCTAATTCAGCTCCTGTAACTGAAATTTTATCTGACGGAAGTACACGTCCAAGAACTTTTAATCCGGAGCATGCTAATCAATTTGAAGTTGGAACAAAATTAAATGTATTTAAAGATAAACTTTACGCTACATTCAGTTATTATAACATTGAAGTAAAAGATCAGGTTTATGTTGTTTATGGCGCTACAACGCAAACAGCTTTCCAGGATGGAGCACAAAAAAACAAAGGTTTTGAAGCAGAAATCGTTGCAAACCCAATTGACGGATTAAACATCGTTGCCGGATATAGCTATAATGATGCTATTTTACTTGCCGGTGATCCAGACTTCGTAGGTCACAGACCAGAAAGTGGAGGACCGCAAAATTTAGCAAACTTATGGGCAAGCTATAAATTCCCTGAAGGTGATTTAAAAGGATTTGGTTTAGGTTTTGGAGGAAATTATGCCAGCAAAAACAAAATCATGAACCGTACAGTTGTTGGAACTTTTACACTTCCTGAATATACAGTGATGAACTCTTCAATATTTTACGGAACAGAAAAATTCACATTAACTTTGAAGATTGATAATATCGCAAATGTTGATACGTATGACGGATGGTCTACAATTCACCCAAGAAACATGCGTAGTGCAGCAGCAAGTTTCACATACAGATTCTAA
- the odhB gene encoding 2-oxoglutarate dehydrogenase complex dihydrolipoyllysine-residue succinyltransferase, translated as MILEMKVPSPGESIKEVEIATWLVKDGDYVEKDQAIAEVDSDKATLELPAEMSGIITLKAEEGDAVAVGAVVCLIDTDGVKPAGDAPAAPAAEAPKAEAPKAEVKADPEASGPKAAPVQAPAATSYAAGTPSPAARKILDEKNIAPTTVSGTGKDGRITKEDALNAVPSMGTPTGGSRGTERTKLSMLRRKVAERLVAAKNETAMLTTFNEVNMTPINQIRNEYKDAFKAKHGGLGLGFMSFFTKAVTRALQLYPDVNSMMDGDYKIAYDFADISIAVSGPKGLMVPVVRNAELLTFRGIEAEIKRLALRARDGQITVDDMTGGTFTITNGGVFGSMLSTPIINPPQSGILGMHNIIERPIAVNGKVEIHPMMYVALSYDHRIIDGRESVGFLVAVKEALENPVELLMNGDAKRALEL; from the coding sequence ATGATTTTAGAAATGAAAGTCCCATCACCAGGGGAATCAATAAAAGAAGTTGAAATTGCAACTTGGTTAGTAAAAGACGGAGATTATGTAGAAAAAGATCAAGCTATTGCTGAAGTTGATTCAGACAAAGCAACTCTTGAATTACCGGCTGAAATGAGCGGAATTATTACGCTAAAAGCAGAAGAAGGTGATGCAGTTGCTGTAGGAGCTGTAGTTTGTTTAATTGATACTGATGGTGTAAAACCTGCAGGTGATGCTCCGGCTGCACCAGCGGCTGAGGCTCCAAAAGCAGAAGCACCAAAGGCAGAAGTAAAAGCTGATCCCGAAGCTTCGGGACCAAAAGCAGCACCAGTACAAGCTCCGGCAGCTACAAGTTATGCAGCAGGAACTCCATCTCCGGCTGCAAGAAAAATATTAGACGAAAAAAATATAGCGCCAACTACAGTTTCAGGAACTGGTAAAGACGGAAGAATTACTAAAGAAGATGCTTTGAATGCAGTACCTTCAATGGGAACTCCAACTGGTGGAAGCCGTGGAACTGAGCGTACTAAATTATCTATGTTACGTCGTAAAGTAGCAGAAAGATTAGTAGCTGCTAAAAACGAAACTGCTATGTTAACGACTTTCAACGAAGTTAACATGACGCCAATTAACCAAATTCGTAATGAATACAAAGATGCTTTTAAAGCAAAACATGGTGGTCTTGGTTTAGGTTTTATGTCTTTCTTTACAAAAGCAGTTACAAGAGCTTTACAATTATATCCTGATGTTAACTCAATGATGGATGGTGATTATAAAATTGCTTACGATTTTGCTGATATCTCAATCGCGGTTTCAGGACCAAAAGGTTTAATGGTTCCTGTTGTTCGTAATGCTGAACTTTTAACTTTCCGCGGAATCGAAGCTGAAATTAAAAGATTGGCACTTAGAGCGCGTGACGGTCAGATTACTGTTGATGATATGACAGGAGGAACTTTTACAATTACGAATGGTGGTGTTTTTGGAAGTATGTTAAGTACACCAATTATCAACCCTCCACAATCAGGAATTTTAGGAATGCACAATATTATTGAGCGTCCAATTGCTGTAAACGGTAAAGTTGAAATTCACCCAATGATGTATGTTGCTCTTTCTTATGACCACAGAATTATTGACGGACGCGAGTCTGTTGGTTTTCTTGTTGCGGTAAAAGAAGCTTTAGAAAATCCGGTAGAATTATTGATGAATGGCGATGCTAAACGTGCTTTAGAATTATAA